One genomic region from Bradyrhizobium icense encodes:
- the trxB gene encoding thioredoxin-disulfide reductase translates to MPAPIHAKVVIIGSGPAGYTAAIYAARAMLEPVLIQGIQPGGQLTITTDVENYPGFADVIQGPWLMEQMEKQAAHVGTKIVTDLVTKLELAQRPFRLTCDSGDVYLAETVVLATGAQARWLGISSEEKFKGFGVSACATCDGFFYRGKEVIVVGGGNTAVEEALFLTNFASQVTIVHRRNHFRAERILQDRLFKNPKIKVVWDSAIDEICGAENPSRVTHVRLKNVKTGALTDVAADGVFIAIGHAPATDLVKGQIKLKPSGYVEVAPNSTATSIPGLFAAGDVADETYRQAVTAAGLGCMAALEAERFLALRASDRAAAE, encoded by the coding sequence ATGCCTGCGCCTATCCATGCCAAGGTCGTCATTATCGGTTCCGGCCCCGCCGGCTACACCGCGGCGATCTACGCGGCGCGCGCGATGCTGGAGCCGGTGCTGATCCAGGGCATCCAGCCCGGCGGACAACTCACCATCACCACCGACGTGGAAAACTATCCGGGCTTTGCCGACGTCATCCAGGGACCCTGGCTGATGGAGCAGATGGAGAAGCAGGCGGCCCATGTCGGCACCAAGATCGTCACCGATCTCGTCACCAAACTCGAACTGGCGCAGCGGCCGTTCCGGCTGACCTGCGACAGCGGCGACGTCTATCTGGCGGAAACCGTGGTCCTCGCCACCGGTGCACAGGCGCGCTGGCTCGGCATTTCCTCGGAAGAAAAGTTCAAGGGCTTTGGCGTTTCGGCCTGCGCGACCTGCGACGGCTTCTTCTACCGCGGCAAGGAAGTGATCGTGGTCGGCGGCGGCAATACCGCGGTCGAGGAAGCGCTGTTCCTGACCAACTTCGCCTCGCAGGTGACGATCGTGCATCGCCGCAATCATTTCCGCGCCGAGCGCATCCTGCAGGACCGCCTGTTCAAGAACCCGAAGATCAAGGTGGTGTGGGACTCGGCGATCGACGAGATCTGCGGCGCCGAGAACCCGAGCAGGGTCACCCATGTGCGCCTGAAGAACGTCAAGACCGGCGCGCTCACGGATGTTGCCGCCGACGGCGTCTTCATCGCCATCGGGCATGCGCCGGCAACTGACCTCGTCAAAGGCCAGATCAAGCTGAAACCATCAGGCTATGTCGAGGTGGCGCCGAACTCGACCGCAACTTCGATTCCCGGCCTGTTTGCCGCCGGCGACGTGGCGGACGAAACCTACCGCCAGGCGGTCACGGCCGCCGGCCTTGGCTGCATGGCAGCCCTCGAGGCCGAACGCTTCCTGGCTTTGCGCGCGAGCGATCGCGCTGCGGCTGAATAG
- a CDS encoding Lrp/AsnC family transcriptional regulator — protein MSKNLDEIDLRILAEIQADGRITNVELAKRVGISPPPCLRRVRTLEEEGYIQGYRGLLDPRRLGFDVTVFASVHLSSQADADLRAFEDFVRAEPLVRECWMLSGEVDFILKCVAPDMATFQDFVTHLTAAPHVRNVRTSLVLHNSKYEAAVPLDVKVAG, from the coding sequence GTGTCGAAGAATCTTGACGAAATCGACCTTCGAATACTTGCCGAAATCCAGGCCGATGGCCGAATCACCAACGTGGAACTGGCCAAGCGCGTCGGCATTTCGCCGCCGCCCTGCCTGCGCCGGGTCCGCACGTTGGAGGAGGAAGGCTACATCCAGGGCTATCGCGGCCTGTTGGATCCGCGCCGGTTAGGCTTCGACGTCACCGTGTTCGCTTCCGTCCACCTCTCCAGCCAGGCGGACGCGGATTTGCGCGCGTTCGAGGATTTCGTCCGCGCCGAGCCCCTGGTGCGGGAATGCTGGATGCTGTCGGGCGAGGTCGACTTCATCCTCAAATGCGTCGCGCCCGACATGGCGACGTTTCAGGATTTTGTCACGCACCTCACGGCCGCGCCGCATGTGCGCAACGTCAGAACGTCGCTGGTGCTGCACAATTCGAAATACGAAGCAGCCGTGCCGCTCGATGTGAAGGTGGCGGGGTGA
- a CDS encoding DoxX family protein → MDQFDKLLAKWQPTALSLFRFMTGLLLFQYGVAKILKFPTIPEGNAYAFLNKVQLMSLSGAAGLIELIFGALLLLGLFTRPVAFILAGEMAFAYFIGHAPRSFFPLINGGTLAILFCFACLYLSTAGGGPYSVDAMRKK, encoded by the coding sequence ATGGACCAATTCGACAAATTGCTCGCGAAATGGCAACCGACGGCGCTGAGCCTGTTTCGCTTCATGACCGGGCTGTTGCTGTTTCAGTACGGCGTCGCCAAGATTCTGAAGTTTCCGACAATTCCGGAGGGTAACGCCTACGCCTTCCTCAACAAGGTGCAACTGATGTCGCTATCGGGAGCCGCCGGCCTGATTGAGTTGATCTTCGGCGCGCTTTTGCTGCTCGGACTGTTCACACGGCCCGTCGCCTTCATTCTTGCCGGCGAGATGGCCTTTGCTTATTTCATCGGTCATGCGCCGAGGAGTTTTTTTCCGCTCATCAACGGCGGCACGCTCGCGATTCTGTTCTGCTTCGCCTGTCTTTATCTTTCGACGGCAGGCGGCGGGCCGTACAGCGTCGACGCGATGCGGAAGAAGTAA
- the greA gene encoding transcription elongation factor GreA: MDKVPMTASGYAALEVELKQRQSVERPRIIEHIAEARSHGDLSENAEYHAAKEEQSHNEGRIAELEDKLARADVIDISKLSGDTVKFGATVTLVDEDTEKKTVWQIVGEPEADAKKGRISITSPLARALIGKKKGSTVEVVAPGGAKAYEITKVEWR; this comes from the coding sequence ATGGACAAGGTTCCGATGACTGCTAGCGGGTATGCCGCCCTGGAGGTCGAATTGAAGCAGCGCCAGTCGGTGGAGCGTCCGCGCATCATCGAACATATCGCCGAGGCGCGCTCGCACGGTGACCTTTCGGAGAACGCGGAATATCACGCCGCCAAGGAAGAGCAGTCGCACAACGAAGGCCGCATTGCCGAGCTCGAAGACAAGCTCGCGCGCGCCGACGTGATCGACATCTCGAAGCTCTCGGGCGACACCGTGAAGTTCGGCGCCACCGTCACGCTGGTCGACGAAGACACCGAGAAGAAAACGGTGTGGCAAATCGTGGGCGAGCCGGAAGCCGATGCCAAGAAGGGCCGCATCTCGATCACTTCGCCGCTGGCTCGCGCGCTGATCGGCAAGAAGAAGGGCTCGACCGTTGAGGTCGTGGCTCCTGGCGGCGCCAAGGCCTACGAGATCACCAAGGTCGAGTGGCGATAA
- the carB gene encoding carbamoyl-phosphate synthase large subunit → MPKRTDISTIMIIGAGPIVIGQACEFDYSGTQAVKTLKEEGYRIVLVNSNPATIMTDPELADATYIEPITPEIVAKIIEKERYVVPGGFALLPTMGGQTALNCALSLRRQGTLDKFDVEMIGATADAIDKAEDRQLFRNAMEKIGLQTPKSRLANASALKKSYRDKYLAEREKLSGNALDELERQWTIGENERRKRYQEHALGEALMALSEIGLPAIIRPSFTMGGTGGGIAYNKEEFLDIIERGLDASPTNEVLIEESVLGWKEFEMEVVRDKKDNCIIVCSIENLDPMGVHTGDSITVAPALTLTDKEYQIMRDASIAVLREIGVETGGSNVQFGVNPDDGRMVVIEMNPRVSRSSALASKATGFPIAKVAAKLAVGYTLDEIANDITGGATPASFEPTIDYVVTKVPRFAFEKFPGASTTLTTSMKSVGEVMAIGRTFQESLQKALRGLETGLTGLDEIEIEGLGRGDDKNAIRAALGTPTPNRILQVAQAMRLGWSNEDIFNSCKIDPWFLAEMRGIIDMEAKIRTHGLPPNGYGMRMLKAMGFSDARLAVLSESTEAEITAKRHALGVRPVFKRIDTCAAEFASPTAYMYSSYEAPFAGALADESAPSDRKKVIILGGGPNRIGQGIEFDYCCCHACFALDDAGYETIMINCNPETVSTDYDTADRLYFEPLTAEDVLEIVATERQNGTLHGVIVQFGGQTPLKLARALEAAEVPILGTSPDAIDLAEDRDRFKRVLDKLRLKQPKNGIAYSVEQARLVSADLGLPLVVRPSYVLGGRAMQIIREETQLDDYLLGTLPELVPADVKARYPNDKTGQINTVLGKNPLLFDRYLSDATEIDVDCLCDGKDTFIVGIMEHIEEAGIHSGDSACSLPPHSLDANMIEELERQTRELALGLDVVGLMNVQYAIKNGEIYVLEVNPRASRTVPFVAKVVGTPVAKIAARIMAGEKLADFKLKKKQLGHVGVKESVFPFARFPGVDTVLGPEMRSTGEVMGIDRSFEVAFAKSQLGGGTRVPRKGTVFVSVREIDKTRIAEAVRLLHSLGFKVMGTSGTQRFLTDKGIPTEKVNKVLEGRPHIVDAITNGDIQLVFNTTEGPQALADSRSLRRAALLHKVPYYTTLSGAVAAAQGIRAYLGGDLEVRTLQSYFSEN, encoded by the coding sequence ATGCCCAAAAGAACAGATATCTCCACCATCATGATCATCGGCGCCGGTCCCATCGTGATCGGCCAGGCCTGCGAATTCGATTATTCCGGCACCCAGGCGGTGAAGACGCTGAAGGAAGAGGGCTACCGCATCGTCCTCGTCAATTCCAATCCGGCCACCATCATGACCGATCCGGAATTGGCGGATGCGACCTATATCGAGCCGATCACGCCTGAAATCGTCGCCAAGATCATCGAGAAGGAGCGCTACGTCGTCCCCGGCGGCTTTGCGCTGTTGCCGACCATGGGCGGCCAGACCGCGCTGAACTGCGCGCTGTCGCTGCGCCGTCAGGGCACGCTCGACAAATTCGACGTCGAGATGATCGGCGCCACTGCCGACGCCATCGACAAGGCCGAAGACCGCCAGCTTTTTCGCAATGCGATGGAGAAGATCGGCCTCCAGACGCCGAAATCGCGGCTCGCCAACGCCTCGGCGCTGAAGAAGTCCTATCGCGACAAATACCTCGCCGAACGCGAGAAACTATCCGGCAACGCGCTGGATGAGCTCGAGCGGCAATGGACGATCGGGGAAAACGAGCGCCGCAAGCGCTACCAGGAGCATGCGCTCGGCGAGGCGCTGATGGCGCTGTCCGAAATCGGGCTGCCCGCGATCATCCGACCCTCCTTCACCATGGGCGGCACCGGCGGCGGCATCGCCTACAACAAGGAAGAATTCCTCGACATCATCGAACGCGGTCTCGACGCCTCCCCGACCAACGAAGTGCTGATCGAGGAATCCGTGCTCGGCTGGAAAGAGTTCGAGATGGAGGTGGTGCGCGACAAGAAGGACAATTGCATCATCGTCTGCTCGATCGAGAACCTCGATCCGATGGGCGTGCATACCGGCGATTCCATCACGGTGGCGCCGGCGCTGACGCTGACCGACAAAGAATACCAGATCATGCGCGACGCCTCGATCGCGGTGCTGCGCGAGATCGGCGTGGAGACCGGCGGATCCAACGTGCAGTTCGGCGTCAACCCCGACGACGGCCGCATGGTGGTGATCGAGATGAACCCGCGCGTGTCGCGCTCCTCGGCGCTGGCATCGAAGGCCACCGGCTTTCCGATCGCAAAGGTCGCCGCCAAGCTCGCGGTCGGCTACACGCTCGATGAAATCGCCAACGACATCACCGGCGGCGCGACGCCCGCCTCGTTCGAGCCGACCATCGACTATGTCGTCACCAAGGTCCCCCGCTTTGCGTTCGAAAAATTTCCCGGCGCCTCCACTACGCTGACGACCTCGATGAAGTCGGTCGGCGAAGTCATGGCAATCGGCCGCACCTTCCAGGAGAGCCTGCAGAAGGCGTTGCGCGGGCTCGAGACCGGACTGACCGGGCTCGACGAGATCGAGATCGAGGGGCTCGGCCGCGGCGACGACAAGAACGCGATCCGCGCCGCATTGGGCACGCCGACGCCGAACCGCATCCTGCAGGTCGCGCAGGCGATGCGGCTCGGCTGGTCGAACGAAGACATCTTCAATTCCTGCAAGATCGATCCGTGGTTCCTCGCCGAGATGCGCGGCATCATCGACATGGAAGCGAAGATCAGGACGCACGGCCTGCCGCCGAACGGCTATGGCATGCGCATGCTGAAGGCGATGGGCTTTTCCGACGCACGGCTTGCCGTGCTGTCCGAGTCCACCGAAGCCGAGATCACCGCGAAGCGTCACGCGCTCGGCGTACGACCGGTTTTCAAGCGCATCGACACCTGCGCCGCCGAATTCGCCTCCCCCACCGCCTACATGTATTCGAGCTACGAGGCGCCGTTTGCGGGCGCGCTCGCCGACGAGAGCGCGCCCTCCGACCGCAAGAAGGTCATCATTCTCGGCGGCGGCCCGAACCGGATCGGCCAGGGCATCGAATTCGACTATTGCTGCTGCCACGCCTGCTTCGCGCTCGACGATGCCGGGTATGAGACCATCATGATCAACTGCAATCCGGAGACCGTGTCGACCGACTACGACACCGCCGACCGGCTCTATTTCGAGCCGCTCACTGCCGAGGACGTGCTGGAAATCGTCGCCACCGAGCGGCAGAACGGCACGCTGCACGGCGTGATCGTGCAGTTCGGCGGCCAGACCCCGCTCAAACTCGCGCGCGCGCTGGAAGCGGCCGAGGTGCCGATCCTCGGCACTTCGCCCGACGCCATCGACCTCGCCGAGGACCGCGACCGCTTCAAGCGCGTGCTCGACAAATTGCGCCTGAAGCAGCCGAAGAACGGCATCGCCTATTCGGTCGAGCAGGCGCGGCTGGTGTCCGCCGATCTCGGCCTGCCGCTGGTGGTGCGCCCGTCCTACGTGCTCGGCGGCCGCGCGATGCAGATCATCCGCGAGGAAACCCAACTCGACGATTACCTGCTCGGGACGCTACCCGAGCTGGTGCCGGCCGACGTCAAGGCACGCTACCCGAACGACAAGACCGGGCAGATCAACACCGTGCTCGGCAAGAACCCGCTATTGTTCGACCGCTATCTGTCCGATGCCACCGAGATCGACGTCGACTGCCTCTGCGACGGCAAGGACACCTTCATCGTCGGCATCATGGAGCATATCGAGGAAGCCGGCATTCACTCCGGCGACTCCGCCTGCTCGCTGCCGCCGCATTCGCTCGACGCAAATATGATCGAAGAACTGGAGCGGCAGACCCGCGAGCTCGCGCTCGGCCTCGACGTGGTCGGGCTGATGAACGTGCAATATGCGATCAAGAACGGCGAGATCTACGTGCTCGAGGTCAATCCGCGGGCCTCGCGCACCGTTCCGTTCGTCGCCAAGGTCGTCGGCACGCCGGTGGCGAAGATCGCGGCGCGGATCATGGCCGGCGAGAAGCTCGCCGATTTCAAGCTGAAGAAGAAGCAGCTCGGCCATGTCGGCGTGAAAGAGTCCGTCTTCCCCTTCGCGCGTTTCCCCGGTGTCGATACCGTGCTCGGTCCGGAGATGCGCTCGACCGGCGAGGTGATGGGCATCGACCGCTCGTTCGAGGTGGCGTTCGCAAAGAGCCAGCTCGGCGGCGGCACCCGCGTGCCGCGCAAGGGCACCGTCTTCGTCTCGGTGCGAGAGATCGACAAGACCCGTATCGCCGAGGCGGTCCGGCTCTTGCACTCGCTCGGCTTCAAGGTGATGGGCACCTCGGGCACCCAGCGCTTCCTGACCGACAAGGGCATTCCGACGGAGAAGGTCAACAAGGTGCTGGAAGGGCGGCCGCACATCGTCGACGCCATCACCAACGGCGACATTCAGCTCGTTTTCAACACCACCGAAGGGCCGCAGGCGCTGGCCGACAGCCGCTCGTTGCGGCGGGCTGCCCTCTTGCATAAAGTGCCGTATTACACCACTCTTTCGGGTGCTGTTGCGGCCGCCCAGGGCATCCGCGCCTATCTGGGCGGGGACCTTGAGGTCCGCACACTACAGAGCTATTTTTCCGAAAACTGA
- a CDS encoding class I SAM-dependent methyltransferase gives MDEWIDYYDSTHTIYASRLHRDVHFQIIARDIIGYIASPEAVVLDYACGEALSAAKVADACAKLYLAEPAPGVRGRLIARFAPNTKIRVRSLDELRTMNESSIDLVVMNSVAQYMTPGELDSAFAVIRRLLKPNGRLVLGDILRPEVGMARDVVALLKFARTHGFLKDALYGLASTALSDYRQLRTRVGLQRYSEGEMIEKLAAAGFTASRAHQNIGHNPWRMTFVARHALQRH, from the coding sequence ATGGACGAATGGATCGACTACTACGATTCCACGCATACGATTTATGCGAGCAGGCTGCATCGCGACGTGCACTTCCAGATCATCGCACGCGATATCATCGGCTATATCGCTTCGCCCGAGGCCGTCGTGCTGGACTATGCCTGCGGCGAGGCGCTTTCAGCCGCCAAGGTGGCGGATGCCTGCGCAAAACTCTATCTGGCCGAACCGGCGCCCGGCGTTCGCGGCCGGCTGATCGCGCGTTTTGCGCCGAACACCAAGATCCGCGTCCGCTCGCTCGATGAACTGCGGACGATGAACGAGAGCTCGATCGATCTCGTCGTCATGAATTCGGTCGCGCAATACATGACGCCAGGGGAGCTGGATTCAGCGTTTGCCGTCATTCGCCGGTTGTTGAAGCCCAACGGTCGCCTGGTGCTCGGCGACATCCTGCGGCCAGAAGTCGGCATGGCCAGAGACGTGGTGGCGCTCCTGAAGTTCGCGCGCACTCATGGCTTTCTGAAGGACGCGCTCTACGGCCTCGCCAGCACGGCGCTGTCGGACTACCGCCAACTGCGTACCCGCGTCGGGCTGCAGCGCTACAGCGAAGGCGAGATGATCGAGAAGCTCGCCGCCGCCGGCTTCACCGCCTCCCGCGCGCATCAGAACATCGGCCACAATCCGTGGCGCATGACATTTGTGGCGCGGCACGCACTCCAACGCCATTGA
- a CDS encoding Dps family protein, translating into MPSCQFLTGRFNVSKTSNKSDKISPDLDTPTDLPPAAVDKISASLNTLLADAFALYLKTKNFHWHVSGRHFRDYHLMLDEQSEAIFATTDQLAERVRKLGGTTLRSIGQVAKLQTIKDNNEDYVPPREMLRELMEDNKHVAAAMRKAHKLADEHEDSGTAGLLETFIDETERRTWFLFEASRQEGANVA; encoded by the coding sequence ATGCCGTCGTGCCAATTCCTAACAGGAAGGTTCAACGTGAGCAAAACAAGCAATAAATCCGACAAAATATCCCCCGACCTCGATACGCCGACCGACCTGCCACCGGCCGCCGTGGACAAGATCTCGGCCTCGCTCAATACGCTGCTGGCAGACGCTTTCGCACTCTATCTGAAGACCAAGAACTTCCACTGGCACGTCAGCGGCCGTCATTTCCGCGACTATCACCTCATGCTTGACGAGCAGTCGGAAGCGATCTTCGCCACCACCGACCAACTCGCTGAACGGGTGCGCAAACTCGGCGGTACCACGTTGCGCTCGATCGGGCAGGTCGCCAAGCTGCAGACCATCAAGGACAACAACGAGGACTACGTGCCGCCGCGCGAAATGCTGCGCGAGCTGATGGAAGACAACAAGCATGTGGCGGCCGCGATGCGCAAGGCACACAAGCTCGCCGACGAGCACGAGGATTCCGGCACTGCGGGCCTGCTCGAAACCTTCATCGACGAAACCGAGCGCCGCACCTGGTTCCTGTTCGAGGCCAGCCGTCAGGAAGGCGCCAACGTGGCATGA
- a CDS encoding cupin domain-containing protein yields MSVVSTDIEPLTFVFEDDGLVPNNPLPFLVYKGAVDVANDHPEKTIEGLFGANGWGAMWRNGVYDYVHYHATVHEALGVARGRACVRFGGNRGQEFEITPGDVAILPAGTGHQCVFATPDFCVVGAYPPGPPMQITRPTPENHAKALKTIPEVKLPKTDPVRGEDGPLVRLWKRSTR; encoded by the coding sequence ATGTCCGTCGTCAGCACCGATATCGAGCCGCTCACCTTTGTGTTCGAGGATGACGGCCTCGTGCCCAACAATCCCCTGCCGTTCCTGGTCTACAAAGGCGCGGTCGATGTCGCCAACGATCACCCGGAGAAGACCATCGAGGGGTTGTTCGGCGCAAATGGCTGGGGCGCGATGTGGCGCAATGGCGTCTACGACTATGTGCACTACCACGCCACGGTGCATGAGGCGCTCGGCGTCGCCCGCGGCCGGGCCTGCGTCCGCTTCGGCGGCAACCGCGGCCAGGAGTTCGAGATCACGCCCGGCGATGTCGCCATCCTCCCGGCCGGCACCGGGCATCAATGCGTGTTCGCAACTCCCGATTTCTGCGTGGTCGGCGCCTATCCGCCCGGACCGCCGATGCAGATCACGCGTCCGACGCCGGAGAACCACGCCAAGGCGCTGAAGACGATCCCGGAGGTGAAGTTGCCGAAGACCGATCCGGTGCGGGGCGAAGACGGGCCGCTGGTCCGGCTATGGAAACGCAGCACGCGGTGA
- a CDS encoding PaaI family thioesterase, translating into MDDNPVAPQVEYGVTPTEVMASMSGLEFVRGIFDGKLPAPPIMQNVEPFDSTAEKGHVVFYSVPGFRHYNPIGSVHGGYAAILLDSAMGLAVHSALPAGTGYTTLEFKISFIRGMTKDTGPVRSEGKTLNVGRRAATAEARITDAKGRLLAHATTTCLVFEIPKGT; encoded by the coding sequence ATGGACGACAATCCCGTCGCTCCGCAGGTCGAATACGGCGTAACGCCGACGGAGGTGATGGCCTCGATGTCGGGCCTCGAATTCGTCCGCGGCATCTTCGACGGCAAGCTGCCGGCGCCGCCGATCATGCAGAACGTCGAGCCGTTCGATTCCACCGCCGAGAAGGGACATGTGGTGTTCTACAGCGTGCCGGGCTTCCGGCATTACAATCCGATCGGTTCGGTGCATGGCGGCTATGCCGCGATCCTGCTGGATTCCGCGATGGGGCTCGCGGTGCATAGCGCCCTTCCCGCCGGCACCGGCTACACCACGCTGGAATTCAAGATCTCTTTCATCAGGGGCATGACCAAGGATACCGGCCCCGTCCGCAGCGAGGGCAAGACGCTCAATGTCGGTCGCCGCGCAGCGACGGCGGAAGCGCGCATCACCGACGCCAAAGGCCGGCTGCTCGCGCATGCGACGACAACGTGCCTGGTTTTCGAGATTCCGAAGGGAACGTGA
- a CDS encoding IS630 family transposase (programmed frameshift), with translation MAKPLSMDLRERVLACIGGGVSGRQAAERFGVSAASVSRWRTREREQGDAQPRAQGGDRKSHRIDAHHATIVALLKASPDITIEELRDSLSKQGLSFGYGTIRRFFERHKITRKKKTAHATEQDRPDVLTRRQAWRESQGKLDRDRLVFIDETWASTNMARTHGRCLRGERLRASVPHGHWKTTTCVAALTTRGIIAPWVLDGPINRDAFETYIEKVLVPELPDDAIVIMDNLSSHKGPRIREMIEAAGATLLYLPPYSPDFNPIENAFAKLKASLRKAAERTVGGLWDAIGRTVDTYTPAESTNYFTAAGYLQPDRLTL, from the exons ATGGCGAAACCGCTGTCGATGGATCTGCGCGAACGTGTGCTGGCCTGTATTGGAGGCGGCGTTTCAGGTCGGCAGGCTGCTGAGCGATTTGGCGTCAGCGCGGCGAGCGTAAGCCGCTGGCGAACGCGCGAGCGGGAGCAAGGCGATGCCCAGCCGAGAGCTCAGGGCGGCGATCGCAAGTCCCACCGGATTGATGCCCATCATGCGACGATCGTGGCTCTGCTCAAGGCCTCACCCGACATCACCATCGAGGAATTGCGTGATAGCTTGAGCAAACAAGGCCTGTCCTTTGGTTATGGCACGATCCGACGCTTCTTCGAGCGGCACAAGATCACGCGTA AAAAAAAGACCGCCCATGCCACAGAGCAAGATCGCCCGGATGTCTTGACGCGACGCCAGGCCTGGCGCGAGAGCCAGGGCAAGCTCGACCGGGATCGGCTCGTCTTCATCGACGAGACCTGGGCATCGACCAACATGGCGCGAACACATGGTCGATGTCTGCGCGGAGAACGCCTGCGGGCCAGCGTTCCTCACGGCCACTGGAAAACAACAACCTGCGTCGCCGCCCTCACCACGCGCGGCATCATCGCGCCCTGGGTGCTCGATGGTCCCATCAATCGCGATGCCTTTGAAACCTACATCGAAAAGGTGCTCGTCCCCGAGCTCCCGGACGACGCTATTGTCATCATGGACAACCTCTCCAGCCACAAAGGGCCCCGCATACGTGAGATGATCGAGGCAGCTGGCGCGACGCTTCTCTACCTTCCGCCCTATAGCCCCGACTTCAACCCGATCGAAAACGCCTTCGCCAAGCTCAAAGCAAGCTTGCGAAAGGCCGCCGAACGCACCGTCGGCGGCCTTTGGGACGCTATCGGGCGCACCGTCGACACCTACACGCCAGCAGAATCCACAAACTACTTCACCGCCGCCGGCTACTTGCAACCTGATAGGCTAACGCTCTAG
- the carA gene encoding glutamine-hydrolyzing carbamoyl-phosphate synthase small subunit, whose protein sequence is MTTSENASAWPDLKPTALLVLADGTVLEGFGLGAEGHAVGEVCFNTAMTGYEEILTDPSYAGQLITFTFPHIGNVGTNDEDIETVNMAATPGARGVILRSAITDPSNYRATRHLDQWLRARGIIGLSGIDTRALTALIRSKGMPNAVIAHSKNGVFDLHGLKEEAREWPGLEGMDLVPMVTSGQRFTWDETPWAWQKGFGRQNGPEFNVVAIDYGIKRNILRLLAGEGCKVTVVPATTSAEDILAMKPDGVFLSNGPGDPAATGKYAVPVIQQVIQSGTPTFGICLGHQMLGLAVGAKTKKMHQGHHGANHPVKDETTGKVEITSMNHGFAVDQDTLPEGAMQTHISLFDGSNCGIELKDKPVFSVQYHPEASPGPRDSHYLFKRFAELMRANKRA, encoded by the coding sequence ATGACAACATCTGAAAACGCTTCAGCCTGGCCGGACCTGAAACCGACCGCGCTCCTCGTGCTTGCCGATGGTACCGTGCTGGAAGGCTTCGGCCTCGGCGCGGAAGGCCACGCCGTCGGCGAGGTCTGCTTCAACACCGCGATGACCGGTTATGAGGAGATCCTCACCGATCCCTCCTATGCCGGGCAGCTCATCACCTTCACCTTCCCGCATATCGGCAATGTCGGCACCAACGACGAGGACATCGAGACGGTGAACATGGCGGCGACGCCGGGCGCGCGCGGGGTGATCCTGCGCTCGGCGATTACCGATCCCTCGAACTACCGCGCCACGCGGCACCTCGACCAGTGGCTGCGCGCCCGCGGCATCATCGGCCTCTCCGGCATCGACACCCGCGCGCTGACCGCGCTGATCCGCAGCAAGGGCATGCCGAACGCGGTGATCGCGCATTCGAAGAACGGCGTGTTCGACCTGCACGGCCTGAAGGAAGAGGCGCGCGAATGGCCGGGCCTCGAGGGCATGGACCTGGTGCCGATGGTGACTTCCGGCCAGCGCTTCACCTGGGACGAAACGCCGTGGGCCTGGCAGAAGGGTTTTGGCCGGCAGAACGGGCCTGAATTCAACGTCGTCGCGATCGACTACGGCATCAAGCGCAACATTTTGCGGCTCTTGGCCGGCGAGGGCTGCAAGGTCACGGTGGTGCCGGCGACGACCTCGGCCGAAGACATTCTGGCGATGAAGCCGGACGGCGTGTTTCTTTCCAACGGCCCGGGCGACCCGGCCGCGACCGGGAAATATGCGGTGCCCGTGATTCAGCAGGTGATCCAGTCCGGCACGCCGACTTTCGGTATTTGTCTGGGTCATCAGATGCTGGGCCTGGCCGTCGGCGCCAAGACGAAAAAGATGCATCAGGGCCATCACGGTGCCAATCATCCGGTCAAGGACGAGACCACCGGCAAGGTGGAGATCACCTCGATGAACCACGGCTTTGCCGTCGACCAGGACACGCTGCCCGAGGGCGCGATGCAGACCCACATCTCGCTGTTCGACGGCTCCAATTGCGGCATCGAGCTCAAGGATAAGCCGGTGTTCTCCGTGCAGTATCACCCGGAAGCCTCCCCGGGCCCGCGCGACTCGCATTATTTGTTCAAGCGGTTTGCCGAATTGATGCGGGCGAACAAGCGGGCGTAA